The following are encoded together in the Arvicanthis niloticus isolate mArvNil1 chromosome 11, mArvNil1.pat.X, whole genome shotgun sequence genome:
- the Khk gene encoding ketohexokinase isoform X4: MEEKQILCVGLVVLDIINVVDKYPEEDTDRRCLSQRWQRGGNASNSCTVLSLLGARCAFMGSLAPGHVADFVLDDLRRHSVDLRYVVLQTKGSIPTSTVIINEASGSRTILHAYSFLVADFRRRGVDVSQVAWQSQGDTPCSCCIVNNSNGSRTIILYDTNLPDVSAKDFEKVDLTQFKWIHIEGRNASEQVKMLQRIEEYNAKQPVPQKVRVSVEIEKPREELFQLFSYGEVVFVSKDVAKHLGFKSAVEALRGLYSRVKKGATLVCAWAEEGADALGPDGQLLHSDAFPPPRVVDTLGAGDTFNASVIFSLSKGNSMQEALRFGCQVAGKKCGLQGFDGIV, from the exons GTGCTTATCCCAGAGATGGCAGCGTGGAGGCAACGCGTCCAACTCCTGCACTGTCCTTTCCTTGCTTGGAGCCCGATGTGCCTTCATGGGCTCGTTGGCCCCTGGCCATGTTGCCGA TTTTGTCCTGGATGACCTCCGCCGACATTCTGTGGATTTACGATATGTGGTCCTTCAGACCAAGGGCTCCATCCCCACTTCTACAGTCATCATCAACGAGGCCAGCGGCAGCCGCACCATCCTGCATGCCTACAG CTTCCTGGTGGCTGACTTCAGGCGGAGGGGCGTCGATGTGTCTCAAGTGGCCTGGCAGAGCCAGGGAGATACCCCTTGCTCTTGCTGCATCGTCAACAACTCCAATGGCTCCCGTACCATTATACTCTACGACAC GAACCTGCCAGATGTGTCTGCTAAGGACTTTGAGAAGGTCGATCTGACCCAGTTCAAGTGGATCCACATTGAG GGCCGGAATGCATCGGAACAGGTGAAGATGCTGCAACGGATAGAAGAGTACAACGCCAAGCAGCCTGTGCCACAGAAGGTCCGGGTGTCGGTGGAGATAGAGAAGCCCCGGGAGGAGCTCTTCCAGCTCTTCAGCTATGGTGAGGTG GTGTTTGTCAGCAAAGATGTGGCCAAGCACCTGGGGTTCAAGTCAGCAGTGGAGGCCCTGAGGGGCTTGTATAGTCGTGTGAAGAAAGG GGCTACGCTTGTGTGTGCCTGGGCTGAGGAGGGTGCCGACGCCCTGGGCCCTGATGGCCAGCTGCTGCACTCAGATGCCTTCCCACCACCCAGAGTAGTAgacactcttggagctggagacacCTTCAATGCCTCTGTCATCTTCAGCCTCTCCAAGG GAAACAGCATGCAAGAGGCCCTGAGATTCGGGTGCCAGGTGGCTGGCAAGAAGTGTGGCTTGCAGGGGTTTGATGGCATTGTGTGA
- the Khk gene encoding ketohexokinase isoform X1 has protein sequence MEEKQILCVGLVVLDIINVVDKYPEEDTDRRCLSQRWQRGGNASNSCTVLSLLGARCAFMGSLAPGHVADFLVADFRRRGVDVSQVAWQSQGDTPCSCCIVNNSNGSRTIILYDTNLPDVSAKDFEKVDLTQFKWIHIEGRNASEQVKMLQRIEEYNAKQPVPQKVRVSVEIEKPREELFQLFSYGEVVFVSKDVAKHLGFKSAVEALRGLYSRVKKGATLVCAWAEEGADALGPDGQLLHSDAFPPPRVVDTLGAGDTFNASVIFSLSKGNSMQEALRFGCQVAGKKCGLQGFDGIV, from the exons GTGCTTATCCCAGAGATGGCAGCGTGGAGGCAACGCGTCCAACTCCTGCACTGTCCTTTCCTTGCTTGGAGCCCGATGTGCCTTCATGGGCTCGTTGGCCCCTGGCCATGTTGCCGA CTTCCTGGTGGCTGACTTCAGGCGGAGGGGCGTCGATGTGTCTCAAGTGGCCTGGCAGAGCCAGGGAGATACCCCTTGCTCTTGCTGCATCGTCAACAACTCCAATGGCTCCCGTACCATTATACTCTACGACAC GAACCTGCCAGATGTGTCTGCTAAGGACTTTGAGAAGGTCGATCTGACCCAGTTCAAGTGGATCCACATTGAG GGCCGGAATGCATCGGAACAGGTGAAGATGCTGCAACGGATAGAAGAGTACAACGCCAAGCAGCCTGTGCCACAGAAGGTCCGGGTGTCGGTGGAGATAGAGAAGCCCCGGGAGGAGCTCTTCCAGCTCTTCAGCTATGGTGAGGTG GTGTTTGTCAGCAAAGATGTGGCCAAGCACCTGGGGTTCAAGTCAGCAGTGGAGGCCCTGAGGGGCTTGTATAGTCGTGTGAAGAAAGG GGCTACGCTTGTGTGTGCCTGGGCTGAGGAGGGTGCCGACGCCCTGGGCCCTGATGGCCAGCTGCTGCACTCAGATGCCTTCCCACCACCCAGAGTAGTAgacactcttggagctggagacacCTTCAATGCCTCTGTCATCTTCAGCCTCTCCAAGG GAAACAGCATGCAAGAGGCCCTGAGATTCGGGTGCCAGGTGGCTGGCAAGAAGTGTGGCTTGCAGGGGTTTGATGGCATTGTGTGA
- the Khk gene encoding ketohexokinase isoform X2 has protein sequence MEEKQILCVGLVVLDIINVVDKYPEEDTDRRCLSQRWQRGGNASNSCTVLSLLGARCAFMGSLAPGHVADFVLDDLRRHSVDLRYVVLQTKGSIPTSTVIINEASGSRTILHAYRNLPDVSAKDFEKVDLTQFKWIHIEGRNASEQVKMLQRIEEYNAKQPVPQKVRVSVEIEKPREELFQLFSYGEVVFVSKDVAKHLGFKSAVEALRGLYSRVKKGATLVCAWAEEGADALGPDGQLLHSDAFPPPRVVDTLGAGDTFNASVIFSLSKGNSMQEALRFGCQVAGKKCGLQGFDGIV, from the exons GTGCTTATCCCAGAGATGGCAGCGTGGAGGCAACGCGTCCAACTCCTGCACTGTCCTTTCCTTGCTTGGAGCCCGATGTGCCTTCATGGGCTCGTTGGCCCCTGGCCATGTTGCCGA TTTTGTCCTGGATGACCTCCGCCGACATTCTGTGGATTTACGATATGTGGTCCTTCAGACCAAGGGCTCCATCCCCACTTCTACAGTCATCATCAACGAGGCCAGCGGCAGCCGCACCATCCTGCATGCCTACAG GAACCTGCCAGATGTGTCTGCTAAGGACTTTGAGAAGGTCGATCTGACCCAGTTCAAGTGGATCCACATTGAG GGCCGGAATGCATCGGAACAGGTGAAGATGCTGCAACGGATAGAAGAGTACAACGCCAAGCAGCCTGTGCCACAGAAGGTCCGGGTGTCGGTGGAGATAGAGAAGCCCCGGGAGGAGCTCTTCCAGCTCTTCAGCTATGGTGAGGTG GTGTTTGTCAGCAAAGATGTGGCCAAGCACCTGGGGTTCAAGTCAGCAGTGGAGGCCCTGAGGGGCTTGTATAGTCGTGTGAAGAAAGG GGCTACGCTTGTGTGTGCCTGGGCTGAGGAGGGTGCCGACGCCCTGGGCCCTGATGGCCAGCTGCTGCACTCAGATGCCTTCCCACCACCCAGAGTAGTAgacactcttggagctggagacacCTTCAATGCCTCTGTCATCTTCAGCCTCTCCAAGG GAAACAGCATGCAAGAGGCCCTGAGATTCGGGTGCCAGGTGGCTGGCAAGAAGTGTGGCTTGCAGGGGTTTGATGGCATTGTGTGA